CACAATTCTTCTCAACTATCTTCAACGCCCAAACGCGCCCTTAAGTGTTTTTCTTACTTGAAAAACACCATTCTATATGGCCAATGCTAATCACATAATTATCTTAAATTTGTGTGGCTCCTTTTCCCTTTTAGAAAGAGGGAGGAGGGAATTGAGGGGTAGAAGTGTTGTGAGACTCAGAGTGAATAGAGGAAATCAGAAGTACAGCCAGTCAAGGTGGAATCTGAGTCCTAAGGATCACTACGCACCAAGTATGTAGCTAGCGCCATACCTGTAGTAGGACTACTTTAGAACTACTTTATTTTGGTAACTACATAAACTACCACACATGCCTTTCTAAAGCTTCAATCGGAGATCCCATAGAATGAAATGGGTGCCATCTAGTTCAATAGTCACCAGGTTTGGgacatttattgaaaaataaaaaagatgaagcAAATGGATCTGACGTTAGAACAGATCAACGTTGAGACATGAGGCATAGAGGGGTCTGACGTTAAGATCAAAGGATAGATTGGACAGCTATAGTATATTACTTCTGATGATATACTTTGaaatggtttttgttttttgtttggtcACTCTACTCACACACTCAAGGGGACTTGAACCTTTGATTTCACCCACTAACCCATATTTTGTAATGAATTTCAGGGAGGTAATGTTGATTATCAATGACAATGCATTTTTAGTAATTAGAAACAATGGTAACAATTTCAAATGCAATTCAAAATGTTAAGGTATCATTCAAGCACggtaaaactctctctctctctctctctctctctctctctctcacattcattttttattttctttgattgtGTTTCAGCTTTAGTTTATATTTTCCGGAGTACGTTAGGTTTTCGTTCTTTTCCAGCAGTTTTTTAATGTGGAATCTAAATGCTTGGGCTTTCTGATTTTCAACTCAAGGGCTTCAATCAAGCACTTGTAGAAGAAAGGGCTTCAATCAAGCACTTTAGAAGAGTGGTTGTTTGGAACAAGAGATTGTTTTGAGGCACATGAAAAGGGCCAGCATGTGACATTAAATACACGTAAAATAGAAGTGGCAATTCAGCACTAACGAAAAAACCTTCAAACACAAACGATTTAAGTTCGAAAAGGCAAACTGCAACCAAGGCAGTGGCATGCTTTTGGAGAGTGTGTAATACCTGGACAGGAATCTTCCAATCTATGGAAAGCAGTTTACTCGAAAGCTTTTTGTTGCGGCCACAAATTACAAGCAACTGACCAATAGGCTCCCCGTGATTCTCATCATATAATGCACCCCCAAGTGCTCGAGCAGTAGCCTCAATGGGGCCCATCCCTTCTCCTCCTCCCATCAGCAACACAGCAGGAAGATTCTCGTCCATTCCTAGCTCTCTCCTTAGCTCAAACTACAGGTATTGAACGTGAAGTGGGATAAAACAAGTCAATATCAGGGTGTTAACCACATTTATAACAGAAAACAGACATTAGTATGCATAAATCCAACATGGAGAAGTCCCAGTCAACAACATATCAGAGGAAAGATGCTTTAAAGCACATTCAGTATGTAGTATAAAGGAGCTTGAAAAAGTTCTACCTTTAGTCAAAAGACAAttgaaccccccccccccctctctctctctctctctcttaaaaaaacaaaaaagcacaCAAAAGAGAACGGGAGGGGAAAAAAACACAGGTCAGATACTCTTTTCCATGTACAGGCGTACAAGGACATAATTTCTTTACCAGACCTACATTGCAACAGAGTACAACTTGCATTGAACAGGGTAGCAAAGCCAAAGAGtaatcaaaataaagaaaccaACCTTTGAACGAACAGGCTTAACGAAGGAAGGTCGCACAGGAAGTCCATAAACCTTAATTTGGGCAGGCTGGAGTCCAGCTTTTAAGGCCCTCTTCGCTACCTCAGCTGATGGGCAATAGCATCTGGTTACAAGCTTGTGAAACCTGAAGAGAAAGACATCAAAGGTCAAGACCATACCATCGGAATATCATTAAAATAGATTATGTTTAGAACTGACCATGTAGGATGGCAAGTGCTTAGATCTGTGACTACAGTAGTGAAGACAATCTTCTTCAACAGGCCCTTTGACCTCAAGACACGAAGGGGAACATGCTGCATCAGTGGGTGCACACTGATAATAATATCTGGCTGGTACTTCATCAGGCCTTTAGCAACCTCTctataaaccaaaagaaaatcaCAGAGGTAGGTTATTCTAAAGCATGAACCGCCATGCCTATGTAGGACAATATATATACAGACTTCAAATGTACTATCAATATATCCCTAGTTTTATAATGTTGCACAATTAATTAGCCAAGAAAGAATAGAAAGTATTCTAGTCGGTGACAAGCCTCACCGAGCTATAAATGTTGAGGTTGCAGCAAAGTTGGATTGATGCACCACGCGGGGAGCGCTTGCATAATAAGTCATTTTCCACAAGGTTCCGTGTTTCACCAGAAAATTATAGCTCCTGGGAAGTTGATTAAATGGCCAAGGAGTATGATCCGTCCATAAATCGGTAATAAACACCTGCAACACGCACTCTTAACATGCAGAAATAATCAACAAACATGAAATCACACACCCACTGACTTCATTACCCAACGCCTCCTATTCAATTTCCGAGAAATCGtggggaaaaagagaaaattttaaagTCTCTTCGGCTTCCTAGAGTTAAAATGTGATCCCAGTTAAACCAGATACACACTTTACCAAATGTTCTTATTCTACCATGTGACTCACGTCCATAAGAATGCGAACTTCAAGAGTGAAATTTCTAAAATTATGTTCTCTTCCCACATTTTTCTAAGCAACGGAACACAAGAAACTGATTGAAACAGAGTCATACAGACTAGATAACACCAAAACTGACCTGATACTCATCGCCAAATTCTTCATGAAACGCGGCCTTTATAGCCTCAGCCGAAGCCCGGTGGCCCCCACCGGTGTCACTCatcaaaatcaaaacctttTTGGGGGTCTCAGCCTCCACACCGTTCAAGGTCAAGCCATCATCCTCCGATACAACACACCCATCTTCTCTAAGCCCATTGCTGTCCCCCGAGCCAATCCGAACCGAGGCGAACCCAATTGGAATTCTCTCGCAATGGAACTTTATAGCTCTGTTGAAGTCATTGAGAACACTCCTAATACCCGAAGCGCCTCTACCGCCCAAGCTCAGTGAGGCACGCAAGTTAAGCTTTTTTGAGCCGCCAAGGGGCTCGTAGTAGAGAGAATTGGAAAGGAAGGACGAGCATCCATCCGAGCCTGAGTTATGGAGCCTTGTATTGAATGCAAAGCGACCCAAATGGGATACCAAATCGAAGACACTACTTGTTTCTTGGGATACGGCGGAACCACCGTGATGCATGGTTGCTGTTTGTTCTATTGTCAGGAGAAATCAATGCTAAGATCAACCTACTAGCCCATGGTGGTCTATTGTCATCTAAACCGCATGGGTTTCCACTAAAGAATAGATAAAGGCAGCGGTAGAATACAAGAAGAcaagtaagagagagagagagagagcgaacaGAAGTACACTAGTAGAGAGAAAGGACAGAACAGAACAAGTGAGCGGGGCGTTTTGAGTTGTGgcgcagagagagagacagagagggaGGGAAATCTGGGAGGAGGGTTTGTGGCCACAGGGACAGGattttgtgagagagagagcaagaaaTAGGCTTTGGAAATAACAACAGGGGAGCTGCAAGGAAGCGAGTGCAGAGTGGGCTGGGTTGGCTTAAATTCGGTCATTGTAGAGTAGTAGGtagtatatcatttttttcttctatattatttgtcaaaggaaaacacttatatatttttattttttatatatattttttaaaggtattaaagtgaatattaataaatttatatattttctctttttttaaatagttaagaatatttaaaaaatgattaaaaaaagaaatatcaatatatttaaatatattttttaaataccaatatattaataattatttttttaatcattaagtaaaaaagaaatattaaaaaaatatatgaacagtcaaattgaagaaataaattcaGGAGacatagtattattttttttatattttagaatcctatcatttaatatatttattccaGAATTTTcggttctatttttcttttctataacTACATATTTGCATGCacgattttcatttttcactacaATAAGTTCATCACATATTTTAATAAATCGCTTTTCTACGCACTCAAATATGACAACTTTACCCAAGcggaattaaaaaaatgacaggTTTAAAGCTAATAACTCGTACACAGTCTGGTAGCATTTATCCCATCGAATCCTTCTTCTAATGTATAATTGTACGTACTTAGTCCGAGTGTAAATTTGTCGTAGGATCGTAACAAGCTtgattttcttaaaaacaaaaaaaaaaaaaaaaattgaacttgGCAAATGTGAAATGAGCCGATCACCTAGTAAACCCAGCAGGCTATACATTCTAAATTTCTCAGAGTGACCTACTTTTGGcccaagtttttgtttttgacttGGACATGTAACACATGCTTGACGCATTTGTGGGTCTTTTATCTTGTCTGAATTAGAATCGTGATCCTTGTCATTCTATAGAGATTGACATAAACATACTTTAATCATAGTCAACGAAATGGCGATGAGCTAACCACAACATGGTTGGCTTGAGGATGCGATGCCGAAGCCAATTGCCATTGAGCAGTACTTAAAATGATGTGAACATAGAACAGAAAAAAGGTTTGTTTTGGGGGTGGTTATCGTGAGGAAAGGGGAATGCAGAAAACACAACAATCATGTGATTTTGATGCAATTTTAGTATTCGAAACATAGTTGCGGCAGCCCATGTGGTGCACGTTCACAATTGTACGAGTGTTCTAACTTCCAATGCCGGCTCGTGTATCACATTATCTAGAACACTTTTGGGCTCACCAAGACAAAGGAACGAACGtgctattttcattgttttcatACAGAACTTGAACATTTAgaaattgtaaataatagttttcatttataaaccataatagatagatatagatatatacagCATCATCTTATACGTGAGATGATTTCGTTTTGAGAAACTTTATTTTACCGttttttcaatctatttatatttattttttgaaaagttcATATCGTGTGATGAGCAGTAATTAACGTTTTTAATCCGTGCACGTACGTACACAGATTATACATTGTCTCTGTGATTAACAGTGTCTCATCTTAACAACCACCAGGAGCAAACCCAATCCTGCTTCTGCCAACATCGTACACCACCTCCAACGTCTTCTGTTGAGTATTCCCAAATATCGCCGTGTCATTGGCATTCTTGTTCCCAGTAAAAGCCAAGCAAACCTGAGAAAGGTTTCGAACAAGTAACACCCCGGACTTGTCCACTTCCACGTCGACGCCACCGCTGAAGGAGAAGACTATCCTCGGTATGTAAACGGTTTTGCGACTGCTGAAGTCGTAGCAGGTGTCGAGTATCGAAAAAGGCTCACCCATCGTATAGTTCTTCATCGCCTGTCGGAACGCCGTCCTCAACGCATTGTACACCGTGGGCGGTAAGTATGTCAAGGTTGTCCCAGAGTCGATGACCAACCCTGCAGTCGAGAAAACCGAAGGCGGGATCGCTAGCTTATTTCCTGCGACCCTGATTCCAAGCAAGTCTAGGCCGTAAAACGACGATTTGGAGTATGATTTCGAGAAGGGGGAGAACTTTATGGCCTTCGAAGCTTTGTCAGAGCCTTCCCCGAAAGTGAGGTGCCCTGTTGAGCTGGAGGTCGAGGGAAGGCAGTAGGAGAAGATGCGGCCGTACCTATTTGCAGTTTGTTCGACTAAGGAGAACTTGTCGCGGCCGAGGCCGAGCAACCCCGCAATGGCGCCGAACAGGCCTTCGTTATCTTGACCGCAGCCGAATAGGAAATTTTGGAACACGTCCTTATCTGTTAAGGTTAACTTTTCTTTACCAAAAAATCCCAGCGAAAACGACCGGTCGCCATACAGTACACCGTATACGCATGTTGAGGAAGAGCAAGCGGGTCGATTTCCTGCATGCAAtattattgagagagagagagagatcagaaaTAAGTCTAATATGAGGTGCGTACTAATGGAATCGTCAAAGGGAATCAAACGTGAATGGAAGAAAATCATGTGTTATATATGGATTTAACACAGAAGAAATGATTTCATCCAAATTTTGGACATCCCAACTTCATCCTAAACAAAGCAAAGGAGAGTTGACAAGCTTCTAAACATCAACAGCAGCAGATTGCACAGATTCAACAGAGATGGAGCCAGGCAAAGAAATTCCATCTTGTATTCAATGGATTGTATCTCAAGAAATTTTGTAAGACTTGTTGAGCAATAAAATTAttcctttataaaaaaaaaaaaaaagaaagtagcCATTCATGGATATTTCTCGTACCTGTTTGACTGTTTGGGTGTTTCTCTTTATAGACTTTATTAATTGTTGCAGGGCTTATGAATCTTgcatatataacaaaatgaaaaaaaaaaaaaatacattttttgacTCACAGGCTAATCATCAACAAGTGGCTTAAAAACCTGAAATTATGATCGCCATGATATTGATAATCTAGATGCATACATAAAAGTCATGACATTAATAAGTAATAATCAGTACCTGTGGCAGAAAGGAGCTGAGAGCACAACGGAGAGCTACAGGTAATATTGGTGTAAGTCGAGGAATGAGAAGGGTTGAAGATGACATCGTCTTGGTCGTAGCAGGACCCGGCGCAAGGCTGACACTGAGTCCAGGTGAGGTCGCTACCGGTGTCAAATGCGAGCGTCAAGCTCCTTTTCGGTGTACCCAGGCCGACCGTCACAATGTAGTTGTTAGTGCGGAAAGATCTGCCTAAATTGGCTGGGATATTGGCGGAGCCCTTTGACTCTGACTTCCTCCTCAGAACCTTGCCGCCCAACCTCTTGGAGTGCCTGGAATATTGAATAAACTCCGCCCTTAATTGGTCTTGCTCCAGAATTTCAACGTCGGTGggaatttttgttttgtcttgGTTAAGTTGAGAGCATGGACCATTCTTGTGTACCACTTTCAAGGACCCCTTTCTATGAGGACCTGCAACTCCAATTCTTATTCATAAATTAAGATgacatttttctttaaagattCAGAACATTAATATATCAAAGATACAATATTTCAGTTGTCATGACCACTGATAATATGCACAGCACAGAGACTAATCGTTTAATCTATCTAGCTGTCAaaagaatctcttctctttcCGAGTGATCTGGGACCTCCCCTGTTCTTACTTACACCTTTGTTGGAGAACTTATCAGCTCTAACTATTATTTATCAGAATTCCCAACAtgctttgaaataaaaaatatgtactcCTTCAAGAGCAAGAGCAACGTCTATTCGTTCCATTAGATTATTAATTGAATGAGTAAATCtggtttttattaatttaagttTTCTCCTTTGGGTACAAATGACAAGTAATTAAGTAGCTAAATTTTCTTGCTAGTTTTTATTATCCTCTGTTCTTCTTTTCAttagaaagaatgaaaagataGTAAAGTGCAGGAGTAACTAGTTGTAAGGATCATTAGAATGTAAAAGAAGGCAACAGATGGAAATTTCTCTACacatagagattaaaaaaaaaaaagagagagagagtgatgaaACCTTTGGTAGAAGGGGTGCAAATAGTTGATGGTAGTAGAGAGCTGACTTGAACGGTATGAGTGTGGTGAAGAAGGTTCTTCTCTATTGTCTCTCTTCCTTCAGAGGCAAATCCAAGCGCCTTCAAAGAACAAAGACATGCAAGAGCACAAACGAGGAAAAGCCTTGGAAACGAGGAGGAAATGGTATTGATGGCCATTGTCTTCTCACTTGTCTCTCGAGTTTATTGCTGGCATGGGCAATCTTAACGTCTTTATAGGCCCTAGAAATAATTTTGGTAGACTTGGATTGACTCCTCAAGTTGTAAGTAGAAAGATTATAACCTAACTTATGTTTGTCattttccattaattatttCCGTGTTTAGTGCTTTCAACTCGGTTGCATGGAGATTGGATAGAATTTAAAATGTGAAAAGATAATTGTCATGACCATCAAGCTGATAGTGGGCAGTGGAAGAAAGCTGGAATCTGCCCCGTACGtacatacgtacgtacgtgtgtgtgagagagagagaggttttctTTTCCAAATGGATCCCATTTTTTCCTCCATGGCTCTATTCCCTCAGTGGTTTGTATTGTTTTTCAGTGTCCCACAATAAGCGGAAAACTAGAGAGGAGTTAGGCAACCATTACATCATGAGGATATTTTCCACGATGAACTAGATAGAACCActagggaaaaaagaaagaactttATGTCATTGAGCACAAAGTCCTCCGACACCATGAGAAGCATACCATATCATAAAGGTAAGTGGGTGAATGGGGATGACCCATTTTTCTCTTAGCACTCAAACTAcagaggaaagagagaaaaaaaatattaggtgTACAAAGAAAATTGTAAAGATAGGAGTTTGCAACTCGCTGTTAAATAATTAGATGTATTgtctattttataaatatagttttactatctgaaatattgcattaattttgatttttataatcTCAGTTAAGTGTGGTACTTCAAATAAAGAGTTTTAGGTTCGGTTTGACAGTATAAATGATTTATTCAGCTAGCCTGACTGATATCGACTTCCCAGCCGTCGTTTTTGAAGTGATTTTGTACATCATTGTACACGGATCCGC
This genomic window from Carya illinoinensis cultivar Pawnee chromosome 7, C.illinoinensisPawnee_v1, whole genome shotgun sequence contains:
- the LOC122316603 gene encoding monogalactosyldiacylglycerol synthase, chloroplastic-like isoform X1 — its product is MHHGGSAVSQETSSVFDLVSHLGRFAFNTRLHNSGSDGCSSFLSNSLYYEPLGGSKKLNLRASLSLGGRGASGIRSVLNDFNRAIKFHCERIPIGFASVRIGSGDSNGLREDGCVVSEDDGLTLNGVEAETPKKVLILMSDTGGGHRASAEAIKAAFHEEFGDEYQVFITDLWTDHTPWPFNQLPRSYNFLVKHGTLWKMTYYASAPRVVHQSNFAATSTFIAREVAKGLMKYQPDIIISVHPLMQHVPLRVLRSKGLLKKIVFTTVVTDLSTCHPTWFHKLVTRCYCPSAEVAKRALKAGLQPAQIKVYGLPVRPSFVKPVRSKFELRRELGMDENLPAVLLMGGGEGMGPIEATARALGGALYDENHGEPIGQLLVICGRNKKLSSKLLSIDWKIPVQECLKRFKRVWEDKSLHPYETSQIFQVKGFVTKMEECMGACDCIITKAGPGTIAEAMIRGLPIILNDFIAGQEVGNVPYVVENGCGKFSKSPKEIANIVAEWFGPKADELKVMSLNALKLARPDAVFKIVHDLHELVRQRSFVPHYSCTT
- the LOC122316603 gene encoding monogalactosyldiacylglycerol synthase, chloroplastic-like isoform X2 is translated as MHHGGSAVSQETSSVFDLVSHLGRFAFNTRLHNSGSDGCSSFLSNSLYYEPLGGSKKLNLRASLSLGGRGASGIRSVLNDFNRAIKFHCERIPIGFASVRIGSGDSNGLREDGCVVSEDDGLTLNGVEAETPKKVLILMSDTGGGHRASAEAIKAAFHEEFGDEYQVFITDLWTDHTPWPFNQLPRSYNFLVKHGTLWKMTYYASAPRVVHQSNFAATSTFIAREVAKGLMKYQPDIIISVHPLMQHVPLRVLRSKGLLKKIVFTTVVTDLSTCHPTWFHKLVTRCYCPSAEVAKRALKAGLQPAQIKVYGLPVRPSFVKPVRSKFELRRELGMDENLPAVLLMGGGEGMGPIEATARALGGALYDENHGEPIGQLLVICGRNKKLSSKLLSIDWKIPVQVKGFVTKMEECMGACDCIITKAGPGTIAEAMIRGLPIILNDFIAGQEVGNVPYVVENGCGKFSKSPKEIANIVAEWFGPKADELKVMSLNALKLARPDAVFKIVHDLHELVRQRSFVPHYSCTT
- the LOC122317381 gene encoding aspartyl protease family protein At5g10770-like, whose protein sequence is MAINTISSSFPRLFLVCALACLCSLKALGFASEGRETIEKNLLHHTHTVQVSSLLPSTICTPSTKGPHRKGSLKVVHKNGPCSQLNQDKTKIPTDVEILEQDQLRAEFIQYSRHSKRLGGKVLRRKSESKGSANIPANLGRSFRTNNYIVTVGLGTPKRSLTLAFDTGSDLTWTQCQPCAGSCYDQDDVIFNPSHSSTYTNITCSSPLCSQLLSATGNRPACSSSTCVYGVLYGDRSFSLGFFGKEKLTLTDKDVFQNFLFGCGQDNEGLFGAIAGLLGLGRDKFSLVEQTANRYGRIFSYCLPSTSSSTGHLTFGEGSDKASKAIKFSPFSKSYSKSSFYGLDLLGIRVAGNKLAIPPSVFSTAGLVIDSGTTLTYLPPTVYNALRTAFRQAMKNYTMGEPFSILDTCYDFSSRKTVYIPRIVFSFSGGVDVEVDKSGVLLVRNLSQVCLAFTGNKNANDTAIFGNTQQKTLEVVYDVGRSRIGFAPGGC